The Clupea harengus chromosome 13, Ch_v2.0.2, whole genome shotgun sequence DNA window ttttcaaaataaaggtcAAACTTTAGTAATTGATTTTGAATTACACAATGgagaaaaatgaagaaaaaacgCCAAGGCCAAATGTTTAACGGTCATAGTTTCCCTGTAGCCTAATAATACTGCGGTCATCATCCGTCTATCTTCAaaccacacacgtgcacacataatTTGTTTTACCAAATATTCAACCATATAAAGACAAATTGTATTGATGAACAAAAAAGCAGCTGTGTTTTGGAGATGCAGAGGTTGCATATggatgtgatgtggtgtggacCCGTCCTAGCAGATGTTGAGTGACTTTAGTAATGTCATGTGTCCCTATTCAtcgatatactgtatgtgtgtttttgtatggttTGTCCAACACAATTTGGTCAACATTTCCAGTgtactgctttcactcccatGATGTCTGATCTGTGCAGTCACTGTTACtgatcctctgctgctgttgaacaACCACACCTTGCATTTAATGTGGAAATACATAACTAGGTTCATTTAGTagacatttttaaaatgtcagacacacacacacacacacggacaaatgTTTTCTTTACCTCTCATGACCCCCACACACCGTTTCCTGACCAGCTGCGATTGCACACCACACAACCTGCCCGGTATGTGTCTTTTGTGACCTAGGTCCATAAGTCTCTCATTAGATATGAATAtcttcagttctctctctcaccttacACACTGAATTTGAAAGGAAATTATGTATTTGCAGGCACTGCAATAATCCTGCAGAGGGGGCCGAAGTAACAATATTGAAACTAGGCAGTTCTATAAACCCTCCAGTTGCATTTGGGAGGGAAGAATAACCCTATTATCCCCAGCGACACCATGGCCTTGTCTCAAAACGAGTACTTTatgaagtacactgcaatacagtgcgtagtgcacactaagcacttacatctgtagtgcgttctgtcgctgattagtgttgtctcttttacccataaatctgtgcgccagctccctCTGGCCAACTggacattttaaacaaagatggcggaccaaactccgctgacggtCCTGTTTTTGGCGTTTTCTCGAtaagatttttcaaaagttaccaagaaatagacactgtactatccgataacacagttattgtaaccagcaataatggtttaAGTGATTTGCGATgggtcagtcagccaactttccaaactgaaaagctgcagaaagggctcctcctcttccgctacgtagccaagatggcgcccgtttaagGCGAGAAGggtccatcgtttcacactgcattttttgaccgtttgcagtgcgcaatctgggtactttcagtgccctgaattctgctggttctgtcagtgtgaacgccctacgcactgaaagtcagtgtttgaagtgcgcAAGGGCGCGGTATGAGACACAGCCCATGACAGATTGATacacaaaagaaaatacatattaaaactctttttaaattatttttttaatcatttttactTCAGGTTTATTAACCGGGGACAATGTCAATCTGTCCTTCCtctacaacaaaacaacaactataTGTTGGTCTTGAGACAAGGGTGTACATAATTCACATATCTAAAGCAAGTTTGAGGGGAAAAGGCAGCAAAAAACAGCTAGCAATCTTGATGATTACTATCCCCAGTATTCATGATTGATTTCTTGATAGGTGTCTTGGTTGAATCACAGTGTACTGTGACAGATCTGTAAGACTTTAACAGCCAGAGGAAATAGCTATCTATATTCTTATGATGTGCATACATATCAAGACTCTGGTCCATGCAGCTCTTGGGTGCCAAGATCCACCCTGTTGAAAAAATAAGAATACAAATCAGACCATCATACAAAACACTGGTGATATGACAAAAATCCATGATATGGTCCATTTCACCAGTGCTGTGAATACATTTTCTACAAAATGACACACCATATGAACGTAACACTAAAAAACGTATACGTGTCTTTAAGTCATAAATGTCTGAGCTCACACAACTACTGTGGTCATCCATTATGCAGTATAATTGGTTAGCATATTCTTTCCTGACTGTTGGATGCATGTTGGTTGTTGGTCATGCACACTACAGACCTCTGCACTTTCTCTTGTAGTAGATGAACCCAGCAGCAAAGACGATTAACCCCAGCACCAGTGCTGCAGCTCCAATGGCAATCTTCTTCCTCTCAGGCTCAGGCATGGAGGGGTCTGTGAAAAGGTCACGGCACGCAGTGTGATgcaatcacacaaacatgtataatCAGTGCCTGAACGTAGAGACACTGCTACCAAAACAGCATTTCAACCCTATGAAAGCAGTTTAAATGGGAGCAGTCTTACCTGAATAAAACTATGAAAAACATGGTACATGTAGTAAGTATATGTATTTGCTCTGAATCAGACATGATTTTACACCACAGTTCTCACCCCAGGTGATCTCCAGAGGGTCTCTGAGGCTGGTGTGCTCCACCACACATGAGATCTTCTCTCCAGCTTTGGGGGTGAACTCCAGGTGGGAGTGGATCTGGTAGTACCAGTCTCCATCCGCCAGCTCCTCACTATATATCACATCACCGGTCACCTCCTGGCCATCTCTGTGCCAGGTCACGCGGATCATCTTTGGGTAGAAGTCGTATGCGCTGCACACCAGCACGGCAGGCTGACCACCGATGGAGGCCTCCTCCAATCTCAGCCTTACCACAGGCTGAACTGCAAGACATGGTTAATGCGCACACAGGGAATTAAATAATGTTCCTGGTGTTATGGTGTTTACATCATGTGTGTTGAGGATCGTTTGGTAACATCATGTGTCCTTTTGGTATTTTTTCAGTGGTCAGTTGTAATTTAGAAATAGCAGCAATGAATTTGAAAACTACTTAAGTTAGTTTATACTTTaaactgtgagaaaatgtgtactaATAAATGTTCACTAATAAAATGAATTAAGTGCATTGACATTGTACATTGAGTACATTGAGTACATTGAGTGAAAAGTCATGATCACTTTACATTTACTCTGGACAGTTAggattacatttatatatataaaaaaaacatccacactAATACATTAAACAACACTTTTTGTACTCCTTGTAACCTTCCACCCCTACAAAAGTCATGAAATATGAGGATTTTGCAATTTTCTCATTCATTAGATACATCAGACGAATCTCTAGTACACCAAATGAACACAATGTAAATAGATGTAAGAAAATGTAGAATACAAATGTTAATAGTATATATATTTCTGTTCTTTCTATGATATTCATGGTAGGTCTGGAGACAGTTTAACTaaagacaacaaaaagaaaatgtcccCTTTAACCCAGTCTGACGAGCATGGTGTGTGTAAACTGATTTCCCTTTCTTAGTGGCTTCATTTGACTCTTTACTCACCTTTCTTTGTCAGTATGGCATTAATTTCAGTCTGGGCATTGGGTTTGCACACTCTGTCCTTCTGAGCCCGCGTCTGTGCC harbors:
- the LOC105894522 gene encoding rano class II histocompatibility antigen, A beta chain-like isoform X2 codes for the protein MSTSQHLISAVIIISTLLGVEGSKGYYTSIVDQCHYSSGLSDLEYIRSYWFNKAEFIQFNSTVGKYVGYSEFGVHTAETLNQDPAILAQTRAQKDRVCKPNAQTEINAILTKKVQPVVRLRLEEASIGGQPAVLVCSAYDFYPKMIRVTWHRDGQEVTGDVIYSEELADGDWYYQIHSHLEFTPKAGEKISCVVEHTSLRDPLEITWDPSMPEPERKKIAIGAAALVLGLIVFAAGFIYYKRKCRGWILAPKSCMDQSLDMYAHHKNIDSYFLWLLKSYRSVTVHCDSTKTPIKKSIMNTGDSNHQDC
- the LOC105894522 gene encoding rano class II histocompatibility antigen, A beta chain-like isoform X1, giving the protein MSTSQHLISAVIIISTLLGVVFSSAEGSKGYYTSIVDQCHYSSGLSDLEYIRSYWFNKAEFIQFNSTVGKYVGYSEFGVHTAETLNQDPAILAQTRAQKDRVCKPNAQTEINAILTKKVQPVVRLRLEEASIGGQPAVLVCSAYDFYPKMIRVTWHRDGQEVTGDVIYSEELADGDWYYQIHSHLEFTPKAGEKISCVVEHTSLRDPLEITWDPSMPEPERKKIAIGAAALVLGLIVFAAGFIYYKRKCRGWILAPKSCMDQSLDMYAHHKNIDSYFLWLLKSYRSVTVHCDSTKTPIKKSIMNTGDSNHQDC